Proteins encoded together in one Rossellomorea sp. y25 window:
- a CDS encoding LTA synthase family protein, with amino-acid sequence MSRITLFFSRFKTYKLVGFALVTLWLKTALVSLIGFNLHIESFLDLLLILFNSIGSLMILVGFSFYFSKKIKPSVVVLAMGIATGLLYGDLLYFRFYSDFVTVPILFQFKNVGGIGPSTFELMSPWDLLLITDFLLLGWLLKKKWTHPVNVSKRWKLSYIGLSLLLLLVTVGLGLVKSPYLFAESYDREQMVKSVGPYNYHLYDIGVESTVPFTKMLASKSDTKASLKYTQSKKRNESDLFGVAEGKNVVLISMESTQNFVINQKVNGEEITPFLNSLIKDSFYFNQIYDQTAQGKTSDSEFMIDTGLYPLASGSAFVRKPDNRYKSMPHILKQKEDYYAAVFHGNDRSFWNRDVMYESLGYDRYFSKRDFNVSEDNSVNYGIKDIPFFQQSISYLEKLPQPFYTRLIMLTNHFPFLLEEEDKLIPEASTGEDVVNRYVTTVRYEDEAIKTLFNKLKANGMYENTVFVLYGDHYGISEKYENGVFELLGQEDTPVNHVKLQQVPLIIHVPGEKGKTIETIGGEIDIRPTILHLLGIKMKDNLSFGHNLFTRKEDHPVIFRDGDFVTEKYVFKDNVCYDKNSETSATESLCEPFKETVRKELGMSDDIIYGDLLRFLE; translated from the coding sequence ATGAGTCGGATAACCCTTTTTTTCTCCCGTTTTAAAACATATAAACTAGTAGGGTTTGCCCTTGTAACCCTATGGTTAAAGACCGCTTTAGTTTCCCTTATTGGATTTAATTTGCATATAGAATCCTTCTTGGACTTATTACTTATCTTATTCAATTCCATTGGTTCGTTAATGATATTAGTCGGGTTCAGTTTTTATTTCTCAAAAAAGATAAAACCCTCTGTTGTCGTCCTTGCCATGGGGATTGCAACTGGTCTACTATACGGTGATCTATTGTATTTTAGGTTTTACTCCGATTTTGTAACCGTTCCGATTCTATTTCAGTTTAAAAATGTAGGGGGCATCGGGCCAAGTACATTTGAACTGATGAGTCCTTGGGACCTTCTCTTAATTACAGATTTCCTTCTGCTCGGATGGTTATTAAAGAAAAAGTGGACTCATCCCGTTAATGTGTCAAAAAGGTGGAAGCTTTCATATATCGGATTAAGCCTCCTGTTACTACTCGTTACAGTTGGATTAGGGCTAGTGAAATCACCGTATTTATTTGCTGAATCCTACGACAGAGAGCAAATGGTCAAATCAGTGGGACCTTATAATTATCATTTATATGATATTGGGGTCGAATCTACGGTTCCATTCACTAAGATGCTTGCCAGTAAATCAGATACAAAAGCATCCCTTAAATATACACAATCCAAGAAGCGTAATGAGTCAGACTTATTTGGAGTTGCAGAAGGAAAAAATGTCGTATTAATCAGTATGGAATCTACACAGAATTTTGTCATCAATCAAAAAGTCAACGGAGAAGAAATCACACCGTTCTTGAATTCTTTAATTAAGGATAGTTTTTATTTCAATCAAATTTATGACCAGACTGCACAAGGAAAGACGTCAGACTCTGAGTTTATGATTGATACAGGATTATATCCCTTAGCTAGTGGATCAGCTTTTGTTCGTAAACCTGATAACCGTTATAAAAGCATGCCCCATATTTTGAAACAGAAAGAAGATTATTATGCCGCTGTTTTTCATGGGAATGATCGTTCGTTTTGGAATCGTGATGTGATGTACGAATCGTTAGGATATGATCGCTACTTTTCGAAAAGAGACTTCAATGTATCTGAAGATAACTCAGTCAATTATGGAATAAAGGATATTCCGTTCTTCCAACAATCTATTTCATATCTTGAAAAATTGCCGCAACCATTTTATACGCGTCTCATAATGCTGACGAATCACTTTCCCTTTTTATTAGAAGAAGAAGATAAACTTATTCCAGAGGCTTCCACAGGGGAGGATGTTGTTAACCGTTATGTCACCACGGTACGTTACGAGGATGAAGCGATAAAGACATTATTTAACAAGCTTAAAGCAAACGGAATGTATGAGAACACTGTATTTGTACTTTATGGAGACCATTATGGCATCTCAGAAAAATATGAAAATGGAGTGTTCGAGCTTTTGGGGCAGGAAGATACCCCGGTGAATCATGTGAAGCTTCAGCAGGTACCCCTCATTATCCATGTCCCGGGAGAAAAAGGGAAAACGATTGAGACCATAGGGGGAGAAATCGATATTCGTCCAACCATTCTTCACTTATTGGGGATTAAGATGAAAGATAATCTTTCATTTGGTCATAACCTGTTCACTAGAAAGGAAGATCATCCAGTCATTTTCAGGGATGGAGATTTTGTTACAGAAAAGTACGTCTTTAAAGACAATGTTTGCTATGACAAGAATAGTGAAACATCCGCTACTGAATCATTATGCGAGCCGTTCAAAGAAACGGTAAGAAAAGAGTTGGGGATGTCGGATGATATCATTTATGGAGATTTGTTGAGGTTTTTGGAATAG
- a CDS encoding ATP-binding protein, whose product MITLIKTLLVNITILFSFTYNANVLFPFKEKQVPHFKHKITYGLIASFGALLCMLYPIETLGETHFDLRMIAILIATIYAGLLSGSIVLGCVIIFRYLIGGPYVMVGIAVSVLAFVIGILFRRLLLDTQYKLLGSTIIFLVHSLFYITIINNYIPILHLPFYFIYFSVFYFTFLALVFIIEHLIRTNKQIEEMVYLDKLNMVGQMAASIAHEIRNPLATVRGFIQHLSEDTEDEQFKRYSPLILNELDRTNKIITDYLSVARPGEFQLSTINLERVIQDCVDLLRPFASYSNTSILFHQNGTHYIKGDEHHMKQAIMNVIKNGIESIDENGEIIIFLKEDSSRDNVVINISDTGKGMTGDELKKIGLPFYTTKTKGTGLGSMVTNKIIREMGGMIEYESELNNGTVVKIRLPLTTKQ is encoded by the coding sequence TTGATTACATTAATCAAAACTTTGTTGGTCAATATTACAATATTGTTTTCATTTACGTATAATGCTAACGTATTATTTCCATTTAAAGAGAAACAAGTTCCACATTTTAAACATAAAATCACTTATGGTCTTATCGCATCCTTTGGGGCTTTACTGTGTATGCTCTATCCGATTGAAACCCTTGGAGAAACTCACTTTGACTTACGCATGATCGCCATTTTAATTGCGACAATCTATGCCGGTTTATTATCAGGATCGATCGTTTTAGGATGCGTGATCATCTTCCGCTATTTAATAGGCGGTCCATATGTCATGGTTGGAATAGCGGTCTCAGTTCTGGCATTTGTAATAGGCATTCTCTTTCGTAGGCTGTTATTAGATACACAATATAAATTATTGGGGAGTACAATCATCTTCCTGGTTCATTCATTGTTTTACATCACGATTATAAACAACTATATTCCTATTCTTCATTTGCCGTTTTATTTTATTTATTTCTCTGTTTTCTATTTTACTTTTCTAGCTCTGGTGTTCATTATTGAACATTTGATTCGAACGAACAAACAGATCGAAGAAATGGTGTATCTCGATAAATTGAATATGGTGGGCCAGATGGCAGCTTCTATCGCCCATGAGATTCGAAATCCCCTTGCAACCGTCAGAGGGTTCATCCAGCATCTAAGCGAGGACACTGAGGATGAACAGTTTAAAAGGTACTCTCCTCTTATTCTAAATGAATTAGATCGTACGAATAAAATCATCACAGATTATCTTAGCGTAGCAAGACCTGGTGAATTTCAGCTGTCTACAATCAACCTGGAAAGAGTGATTCAGGACTGTGTCGACTTACTAAGACCATTTGCCTCCTATTCGAATACATCGATACTATTCCATCAAAATGGCACCCATTATATTAAGGGTGATGAGCATCATATGAAGCAAGCGATTATGAACGTCATAAAGAACGGTATTGAATCCATTGATGAAAATGGGGAAATCATCATCTTTTTAAAAGAAGACTCTTCCAGGGACAATGTGGTAATCAATATTTCAGACACGGGAAAAGGAATGACTGGGGATGAGTTGAAAAAGATCGGGTTACCTTTTTACACCACGAAAACAAAGGGCACCGGCCTTGGAAGCATGGTGACGAATAAAATCATTCGTGAAATGGGTGGAATGATTGAGTACGAAAGTGAGTTGAATAATGGCACCGTCGTGAAGATCCGTCTACCTCTCACAACTAAACAATAA